The following are encoded together in the Xanthobacter autotrophicus Py2 genome:
- a CDS encoding oxidoreductase molybdopterin binding (PFAM: oxidoreductase molybdopterin binding; Mo-co oxidoreductase dimerisation domain~KEGG: rpe:RPE_3072 oxidoreductase, molybdopterin binding) produces the protein MSDNQLPDTGRAAGNAVAPPLSRRRFLSVAGLGAGAAAAGAGALRPGPAVAAGPDPNIVPVPAWSKTLGPGVNVNPYGKPSKFEKDVVRREVTWLTASSESSVSFTPLYALDGVITPNGLCFVRHHGGEAEIDPDKYRFMIHGMVDKELVFTLDDIKRMPGRVNRAYFLECAANSGMEWRGAQLNGCQFTHGMIHNVFYTGVPLRAFLDMAGVKPKGKWVLAEGADAAVMTRSIPIEKALDDCLVAFAMNGEALRPEQGYPVRLVVPGWEGNMWIKWLRRIKVGDQPWQQREETSKYTDLLADGRSRRFTFIMDAKSVVTSPSPQAPLRQKGPNVLTGIAWSGRGSIKRVDVSLDGGRNWTTARLEGPVMPMAMTRFYLDFDWAGQELMVQSRAMDDTGYVQPTKNELRAVRGTNSIYHNNGIQTWLVRSNGETENVEVG, from the coding sequence ATGTCCGATAACCAGCTCCCAGACACCGGCCGCGCCGCCGGAAACGCTGTCGCTCCGCCGCTCTCGCGCCGCCGCTTCCTGTCCGTGGCAGGCCTTGGGGCCGGTGCGGCCGCGGCCGGCGCCGGTGCCCTGCGCCCCGGCCCCGCAGTTGCCGCCGGCCCCGACCCCAACATCGTGCCGGTGCCAGCTTGGTCGAAGACGCTGGGCCCCGGCGTCAACGTCAATCCCTACGGCAAGCCCTCGAAGTTCGAGAAGGACGTGGTGCGGCGCGAGGTGACCTGGCTCACCGCCAGCTCGGAAAGCTCGGTGAGCTTCACTCCGCTCTATGCTCTCGACGGGGTCATCACCCCCAACGGCCTGTGCTTCGTGCGCCACCATGGCGGCGAGGCGGAGATCGATCCGGACAAGTATCGTTTCATGATCCACGGCATGGTGGACAAGGAACTGGTCTTCACCCTGGACGACATCAAGCGCATGCCGGGCCGGGTCAACCGGGCCTATTTCCTCGAATGCGCGGCCAATTCCGGCATGGAGTGGCGCGGCGCGCAGCTCAACGGCTGCCAGTTCACCCACGGCATGATCCACAACGTGTTCTACACCGGCGTGCCGCTGCGCGCGTTCCTCGACATGGCCGGGGTGAAGCCCAAGGGCAAATGGGTGCTGGCCGAGGGCGCCGACGCGGCGGTGATGACGCGCTCCATTCCCATCGAGAAGGCGCTGGACGACTGCCTCGTCGCCTTCGCCATGAACGGGGAGGCGCTGCGGCCCGAGCAGGGCTATCCGGTGCGCCTCGTGGTGCCGGGCTGGGAAGGCAACATGTGGATCAAGTGGTTGCGCCGCATCAAGGTGGGCGACCAGCCGTGGCAGCAGCGCGAGGAAACCTCGAAATACACCGACCTGCTCGCCGACGGCCGCTCCCGCCGCTTCACCTTCATCATGGATGCGAAATCCGTGGTGACGAGCCCCAGCCCGCAGGCCCCCCTGCGCCAGAAGGGGCCGAACGTGCTCACCGGCATCGCCTGGTCCGGGCGCGGCAGCATCAAGCGGGTGGACGTGTCGCTGGATGGCGGTCGCAACTGGACCACCGCGCGCCTTGAGGGGCCGGTGATGCCCATGGCCATGACCCGCTTCTACCTGGATTTCGACTGGGCCGGGCAGGAGCTGATGGTGCAGTCCCGCGCCATGGACGACACCGGCTATGTGCAGCCCACCAAGAACGAGCTGCGGGCCGTGCGCGGCACCAATTCCATCTATCACAACAACGGCATCCAGACCTGGCTGGTGCGCTCCAACGGGGAGACGGAAAATGTGGAAGTCGGCTGA
- a CDS encoding 5'-Nucleotidase domain protein (PFAM: metallophosphoesterase; 5'-Nucleotidase domain protein~KEGG: rpb:RPB_4369 twin-arginine translocation pathway signal), translating to MISRRDFLSAGTALAGLLAASGPGLAQAIGGQLTQNDLLKFGRIGTFTILHVTDIHAQLNPLYFREPSINLGVGDARGVPPHLTDMAFLNYFNIRPGTRDAYALTSEDFTALARSYGRMGGVDRIATLIKAIRAERGADKVLLLDGGDGLQGSWSSLQTKGEDMVRVFSALGLDAMVGHWEFTYGADRVMAIKEKAPFAFLAQNVRSTEWGEPVFDAAKTFEKGGARIAVIGQAFPRTPISNPRWMIPDWEFGIREEEMQRQVDAARAGGADVVVLLSHNGFDVDRKMATRVKGIDVILTAHTHDAMPAATEVGKTLLIATGSHGKFLSRLDLDVQDKKVTGYRFQLIPVFSDVIAPDPEMTKLVADIRAPYAKDLAREVGRAESLLYRRGNFNGTFDDMICDALLKERDAEIALSPGFRWGGTLLPGDPITFETISNATAITYPACYRNTMTGRQLKDVLEDVADNIFHPDPYFQGGGDMVRVGGVGYAIDVSKGVGQRISDLTFLKTGKPLEADKTYTVAGWASVAQTVEGPPIWEVVERYVANAKTVKIAPNASVKVTGA from the coding sequence ATGATCTCAAGGCGCGATTTTCTGTCCGCCGGGACGGCGCTCGCCGGCCTTCTCGCCGCCTCGGGACCGGGGCTGGCGCAGGCCATCGGCGGGCAATTGACCCAGAATGACCTCTTGAAGTTCGGCAGGATCGGCACCTTCACTATTCTGCATGTCACCGACATCCATGCCCAGCTCAATCCGCTCTACTTCCGTGAACCGTCTATCAATTTGGGCGTCGGCGACGCGCGGGGCGTGCCGCCGCACCTGACCGATATGGCCTTCCTCAACTACTTCAACATCAGGCCGGGCACGCGCGACGCCTATGCGCTGACTTCGGAGGACTTCACGGCGCTCGCCCGCAGCTATGGCCGCATGGGCGGGGTGGACCGCATCGCCACCCTCATCAAGGCCATCCGCGCCGAGCGGGGGGCGGACAAGGTGCTGCTGCTCGACGGCGGCGACGGGCTGCAGGGCTCGTGGTCGTCGCTGCAGACCAAGGGCGAGGACATGGTGCGGGTGTTCTCCGCCCTCGGGCTCGACGCCATGGTGGGGCACTGGGAGTTCACCTACGGCGCCGACCGGGTCATGGCGATCAAGGAGAAGGCCCCCTTCGCCTTCCTCGCCCAGAATGTGCGCTCCACCGAATGGGGCGAGCCGGTGTTCGATGCGGCGAAGACCTTCGAGAAGGGCGGCGCCAGGATCGCCGTCATCGGCCAGGCCTTCCCGCGTACCCCCATCTCCAACCCGCGCTGGATGATCCCGGACTGGGAGTTCGGCATCCGCGAGGAGGAGATGCAAAGACAAGTGGATGCTGCCCGTGCCGGCGGCGCCGACGTGGTGGTGCTGCTCTCCCACAACGGCTTCGACGTGGACCGCAAGATGGCCACGCGGGTGAAGGGCATCGACGTGATCCTCACCGCCCACACCCATGATGCCATGCCCGCCGCCACCGAGGTGGGCAAGACTCTGCTGATCGCCACCGGCTCCCACGGCAAGTTCCTGTCCCGCCTCGATCTCGACGTTCAGGACAAGAAGGTCACCGGCTACAGGTTCCAGCTGATCCCGGTGTTCTCGGACGTGATCGCGCCCGATCCGGAGATGACGAAGCTGGTGGCGGACATCCGCGCGCCTTATGCCAAGGACCTTGCCCGTGAGGTGGGCCGGGCGGAAAGCCTGCTGTACCGGCGCGGCAACTTCAACGGCACCTTCGACGACATGATCTGCGACGCGCTCCTCAAGGAGCGGGACGCGGAAATCGCCCTTTCCCCCGGCTTTCGCTGGGGCGGCACGCTGCTCCCGGGCGATCCCATCACCTTCGAGACCATCTCCAACGCCACCGCCATCACCTATCCGGCCTGCTACCGCAACACCATGACCGGCCGGCAGCTGAAGGACGTGCTGGAGGATGTGGCCGACAACATCTTCCATCCCGACCCCTATTTCCAGGGCGGCGGCGACATGGTGCGGGTGGGGGGCGTGGGCTATGCCATCGACGTGTCGAAGGGCGTCGGCCAGCGCATCTCCGACCTTACCTTCCTGAAGACCGGCAAGCCGCTGGAGGCGGACAAGACCTATACGGTCGCCGGCTGGGCCTCGGTCGCGCAGACCGTGGAAGGCCCGCCCATCTGGGAGGTGGTGGAGCGCTACGTGGCCAACGCCAAGACGGTGAAGATCGCGCCCAATGCGTCGGTGAAGGTGACGGGGGCGTGA
- a CDS encoding Sulphur oxidation protein SoxZ (PFAM: Sulphur oxidation protein SoxZ~KEGG: rpb:RPB_4370 putative sulfur oxidation protein SoxZ), whose translation MAIKSAPRVRVPAQAKAGEIIEIKTLISHEMESGQRKDAAGKTVPRDIINSFQAAFNGKTFFTAEWFPAISANPFQSFFYKARESGEFTFSWKDDAGAEQKATAKLTVA comes from the coding sequence ATGGCCATCAAGTCCGCGCCCCGCGTGCGCGTCCCCGCCCAGGCGAAAGCCGGCGAGATCATCGAGATTAAGACCCTGATTTCCCACGAGATGGAAAGCGGCCAGCGCAAGGATGCTGCCGGCAAGACGGTGCCGCGCGACATCATCAACAGCTTCCAGGCCGCGTTCAACGGCAAGACCTTCTTTACTGCCGAATGGTTCCCGGCGATCTCCGCCAATCCCTTCCAGTCCTTCTTCTACAAGGCCCGGGAGAGCGGCGAGTTCACCTTCTCCTGGAAGGACGACGCCGGCGCCGAGCAGAAGGCCACCGCCAAGCTCACCGTCGCCTGA
- a CDS encoding conserved hypothetical protein (KEGG: rpe:RPE_3075 hypothetical protein), giving the protein MTLHVDSPRLATRRRALQLAGIAALAAVLAPRMSFATEAQVAEEMKKLFGGKAMGEGKIKLDVPEIAENGLVVPINIDVDSPMTEADFVKSVHVFADGNPLPQVVTYTFTPDSGKASASARMRLAQTQNVIAVAEMSSGALFSARSQVKVTIGGCGG; this is encoded by the coding sequence ATGACCCTTCACGTGGATTCACCCCGTCTTGCCACCCGACGCCGAGCGCTGCAGCTGGCAGGGATTGCGGCCCTTGCTGCGGTGCTGGCGCCGCGCATGAGCTTCGCCACCGAGGCGCAGGTGGCGGAGGAGATGAAAAAGCTGTTTGGCGGCAAGGCCATGGGCGAAGGCAAGATCAAGCTGGACGTGCCGGAAATCGCCGAGAACGGCCTCGTCGTGCCCATCAACATCGACGTGGACAGCCCCATGACGGAGGCCGATTTCGTCAAGTCTGTCCATGTGTTCGCCGATGGTAACCCGCTTCCGCAGGTGGTCACCTACACCTTCACCCCGGACAGCGGGAAAGCCTCGGCTTCGGCCCGGATGCGGCTGGCGCAGACGCAGAATGTGATCGCGGTGGCGGAAATGTCCTCCGGCGCGCTGTTTTCCGCCCGGTCGCAGGTGAAGGTCACCATCGGCGGCTGCGGTGGCTGA
- a CDS encoding conserved hypothetical protein (KEGG: rpe:RPE_3076 hypothetical protein) — protein MRPKVPFLTCLCALALLLAPTFRAGAQEDASEKEIERYRAMINDPMANPGYLAVDRGEALWAEKRGTKNVSLESCDLGLGAGKLEGAYAKLPRYFADADKVMDLEQRLLWCMDKIQGLDIKPIMAKPFSGPGRGSDMEDLVAFIANKSNGMKIAVPLDHAKEKEAYGIGEALFFRRSAINDFSCSTCHADAGKRIRLQGLPQLDKPGKDAQLTMGSWPTYRVSQSALRTMQHRLWDCYRQMRMPAPDYASEAVTALTVFLNAQAAGGELNVPSIKR, from the coding sequence ATGCGACCCAAAGTCCCGTTTCTCACATGTCTGTGCGCCCTCGCCCTCCTCCTCGCCCCGACTTTCCGGGCCGGCGCCCAGGAGGATGCGAGCGAGAAGGAAATCGAGCGCTACCGCGCCATGATCAACGATCCCATGGCCAATCCGGGCTACCTGGCGGTGGACCGGGGCGAGGCCCTGTGGGCGGAAAAGCGCGGCACGAAAAACGTGTCCCTGGAAAGCTGCGACCTCGGTCTGGGCGCCGGCAAGCTGGAGGGCGCCTATGCCAAACTGCCGCGCTATTTCGCCGATGCCGACAAGGTGATGGACCTGGAACAGCGGCTGCTCTGGTGCATGGACAAGATCCAGGGCCTCGACATCAAGCCCATCATGGCAAAGCCTTTTTCCGGGCCGGGCCGTGGTTCGGACATGGAGGATCTCGTCGCCTTCATCGCCAACAAGTCCAACGGCATGAAGATCGCCGTGCCGCTCGATCATGCCAAAGAGAAGGAGGCCTATGGCATCGGCGAAGCGCTGTTCTTCCGCCGCTCCGCCATCAATGACTTCTCCTGCTCCACCTGCCATGCGGACGCCGGCAAGCGCATCCGCCTGCAGGGCCTGCCGCAACTCGACAAGCCCGGCAAGGACGCGCAGCTGACCATGGGCTCCTGGCCCACCTACCGGGTCTCCCAGAGCGCGCTGAGAACCATGCAGCACCGCCTGTGGGACTGCTACCGCCAGATGCGCATGCCGGCCCCGGACTACGCCTCGGAGGCGGTCACGGCGCTCACCGTCTTCCTGAATGCGCAGGCAGCGGGCGGCGAGCTCAACGTTCCGTCCATCAAGCGCTGA
- a CDS encoding conserved hypothetical protein (KEGG: rpd:RPD_4257 hypothetical protein), which produces MKKILIAAALVLPGLAHAQQIPPASPAVVDRVVKESFTKLPEGWAQRLVPDETMQLCSVTRNQPAAKEAEAIMAREAKTVKLPEGSVIGNWKEGEKVAQNGRGGQFSDPPGTVSGGNCYACHQMDPREVSYGTLGPSLTNYGADRKFAPADAKAAYAKVFNPQAAFACSPMPRFGHNGVLSEQQIKDVVAYLFDPDSPVNKPVK; this is translated from the coding sequence ATGAAGAAGATACTCATCGCCGCCGCGCTCGTTCTGCCCGGCTTGGCTCATGCCCAGCAGATCCCGCCGGCCTCTCCCGCCGTGGTGGATCGGGTGGTGAAGGAAAGCTTCACCAAGCTGCCCGAAGGCTGGGCGCAACGGCTCGTGCCGGACGAAACCATGCAGCTGTGCTCGGTGACGCGGAACCAGCCCGCGGCCAAGGAGGCGGAGGCCATCATGGCGCGGGAGGCGAAGACCGTGAAGCTGCCGGAGGGCAGCGTTATCGGCAACTGGAAGGAGGGGGAGAAGGTCGCGCAGAACGGGCGCGGCGGCCAGTTCTCCGATCCGCCGGGCACGGTGAGCGGCGGCAACTGCTATGCCTGCCACCAGATGGATCCGCGCGAGGTGAGCTACGGCACGCTCGGCCCGAGCCTCACCAATTACGGCGCGGATCGCAAGTTCGCCCCGGCCGATGCCAAGGCTGCCTATGCCAAGGTGTTCAATCCGCAGGCGGCCTTCGCCTGCTCGCCCATGCCGCGCTTCGGGCACAACGGGGTGCTCAGCGAGCAGCAGATCAAGGACGTGGTGGCCTATCTGTTCGACCCCGATTCACCGGTGAACAAGCCAGTGAAATAG
- a CDS encoding conserved hypothetical protein (KEGG: rpa:RPA4471 hypothetical protein) produces MSDASHLTRRGFLRGAASLSGTIAATALTPGAAKAVTRLGDDGLYTQDWYLDSFLDLSEDLSAATSKGRHFALQWSQRGCVYCKTLHTVYFADPALVDPIRAAFDIVHLDLFGAREVTAFDGARLTEKAFGQRERIRATPTFQFFALDGGTAKEVARLPGLLPQTEFAAMFRYVAQGAYKDATFDAFLARQDRT; encoded by the coding sequence ATGTCGGATGCATCCCACCTCACCCGCCGCGGCTTCCTGCGCGGCGCCGCGAGCCTCTCCGGCACCATTGCGGCGACGGCGCTCACGCCCGGCGCGGCGAAGGCCGTGACGCGGCTCGGAGATGACGGCCTCTATACGCAGGACTGGTACCTGGACAGCTTCCTCGACCTCTCCGAAGATCTGTCCGCCGCCACATCGAAGGGACGCCACTTCGCCCTGCAATGGAGCCAGCGCGGCTGCGTTTATTGCAAGACGTTGCACACCGTCTATTTCGCCGACCCGGCCCTCGTCGATCCGATCCGCGCGGCGTTCGACATCGTCCATCTGGACCTGTTCGGCGCCCGCGAGGTGACGGCCTTCGACGGTGCCCGCCTCACCGAAAAGGCGTTCGGACAACGCGAGCGCATCCGCGCGACGCCGACATTCCAGTTCTTCGCGTTGGACGGCGGCACGGCGAAGGAGGTGGCGCGGCTGCCCGGCCTGCTGCCGCAGACGGAGTTCGCCGCCATGTTCCGCTATGTGGCGCAGGGCGCCTACAAGGACGCGACCTTCGACGCCTTTCTTGCCCGCCAGGACCGCACCTGA
- a CDS encoding cytochrome c biogenesis protein transmembrane region (PFAM: cytochrome c biogenesis protein transmembrane region~KEGG: bra:BRADO3175 putative transmembrane cytochrome c biogenesis protein, putative SoxV protein), with the protein MSLDIGLPGAFLAGLLSFASPCVLPLVPAYLGFLTGTVAGHEGEAAPRRRVIAASVLFVLGFSTVFILLGATASTLGQILMRHVEALTLVSGALLVLFGLHMTGLVRIPLLYRQAKIDAAATPAGLVGPYLIGLAFGFGWSPCVGPVLAAILMVAGAEASVGKGMALLAVYAAGIGIPFLLAAAFTGPFLAWAASARRRLGLIEKVAGALLILTGLAFMTGFMPEVAQWLMDQVPALGTIG; encoded by the coding sequence ATGTCGCTGGATATCGGCCTGCCCGGCGCCTTCCTGGCCGGGCTCCTGTCGTTCGCCTCGCCCTGCGTGCTGCCGCTGGTGCCTGCCTATCTCGGCTTCCTGACCGGGACGGTCGCGGGTCACGAAGGCGAGGCCGCGCCGCGCCGGCGGGTGATCGCGGCGTCGGTTCTCTTCGTTCTCGGCTTCTCCACCGTCTTTATCCTGCTGGGTGCCACCGCCTCCACCCTCGGGCAGATTCTGATGCGCCATGTGGAGGCGCTCACCCTCGTCTCCGGCGCCCTGCTGGTGCTGTTCGGCCTGCACATGACCGGCCTGGTGCGCATTCCCCTGCTTTACCGGCAAGCGAAGATCGATGCTGCCGCCACGCCTGCGGGCCTCGTCGGCCCCTATCTCATCGGTCTTGCCTTCGGCTTCGGCTGGTCGCCCTGCGTCGGGCCGGTGCTCGCCGCCATCCTGATGGTGGCGGGAGCCGAGGCGTCGGTGGGCAAAGGCATGGCGCTGCTCGCGGTCTATGCCGCCGGCATCGGCATCCCGTTCCTGCTCGCGGCCGCTTTCACCGGCCCCTTCCTCGCCTGGGCGGCTTCGGCGCGGCGGCGTCTGGGCCTCATCGAGAAGGTGGCCGGCGCGCTCCTCATCCTCACCGGCCTCGCCTTCATGACCGGCTTCATGCCTGAGGTCGCCCAATGGCTCATGGACCAGGTGCCGGCCCTCGGCACCATCGGCTGA
- a CDS encoding conserved hypothetical protein (KEGG: rpd:RPD_4261 hypothetical protein) has product MRRALSWLTLTGVLAVVLGAAVPARASELVMFERRGCAYCLQFDRDVAPIYQKTEEGRRAPLRRVDLSGGVPADVALAGPVRFTPTFVLVDEGREIGRITGYASDEAFWGLLGALTQQGAPNRP; this is encoded by the coding sequence ATGCGTCGCGCCTTGTCCTGGCTGACCCTCACGGGCGTCCTTGCCGTCGTGCTCGGTGCGGCGGTGCCCGCGCGGGCGAGCGAGCTGGTGATGTTCGAGCGCAGGGGCTGCGCCTACTGTCTCCAGTTCGATCGGGATGTGGCGCCCATCTATCAGAAGACCGAGGAAGGCCGGCGCGCGCCGCTGCGCCGGGTGGATCTGTCCGGCGGGGTGCCGGCCGATGTCGCGCTTGCAGGTCCGGTGCGCTTCACGCCCACCTTTGTGCTCGTGGACGAAGGACGCGAGATCGGGCGCATTACCGGTTATGCTTCCGATGAAGCCTTCTGGGGTCTGCTGGGCGCGCTGACGCAACAGGGCGCGCCTAATCGGCCGTGA
- a CDS encoding regulatory protein ArsR (PFAM: regulatory protein ArsR~KEGG: rpa:RPA4474 transcriptional regulator, ArsR family), producing the protein MPPIVSTRIEDELREGPEISPELDQLMRNARKASDFLKALSHENRLLLLCLLAERERSVTELENILSLRQPTVSQQLARLRLDDLVTTRRDGKTIYYSLANDDVRRVISVIYDMYCGSERADKS; encoded by the coding sequence ATGCCACCCATCGTGTCCACGCGGATCGAGGACGAACTGCGCGAAGGCCCGGAGATTTCGCCCGAACTCGACCAGCTTATGCGCAATGCGCGCAAGGCGAGCGATTTCCTGAAAGCGCTCTCCCACGAGAACCGGCTCTTGCTGCTGTGCCTGCTGGCCGAGCGCGAGCGGTCGGTGACCGAGCTGGAGAATATCCTGTCCCTGCGCCAGCCCACGGTGTCCCAGCAACTGGCACGGCTGCGGCTGGACGATCTCGTCACCACGCGCCGCGACGGCAAGACCATCTATTACAGCCTCGCCAACGACGACGTGCGTCGGGTCATCTCGGTCATCTACGACATGTATTGCGGGTCGGAACGCGCCGACAAGAGTTAA
- a CDS encoding protein of unknown function DUF395 YeeE/YedE (PFAM: protein of unknown function DUF395 YeeE/YedE~KEGG: rpe:RPE_3083 protein of unknown function DUF395, YeeE/YedE), with amino-acid sequence MDISSPWWTALAGLLVGGIAGFCVFRARLCTFGALEDAMVGKDWRRMKVFALALGLAIAGTQALALAGILAPERTNYVPMALPWLGILLGGLLFGLGMALVGTCAFGSLVRLGSGDLRSLVVLMVFGAAAYATLRGVLSGFRVDGLERVALALPAGTQADLPSLIGRVAGHDLRGWMGALAVLALILPACADRRLWRAPRLMTAGIVLGLGVVAGWLATTLLVDEFAHPTAPQSLTFVSPVARTLFGLLFDQASLAEFGAGSVFGVALGAFAAARRSDGFRWEAFDDPREMKRHLLGAVLMGMGGILCGGCTIGQGLTAGSLLALSWPLAVAGMVVGARLGIALLMEGSFIHAVRGMIDAHRRWRAGP; translated from the coding sequence ATGGATATTTCAAGCCCCTGGTGGACCGCGCTTGCGGGCCTCCTGGTGGGAGGCATCGCGGGTTTCTGCGTGTTCCGTGCCCGGCTGTGCACCTTCGGCGCCCTCGAGGATGCCATGGTGGGCAAGGACTGGCGGCGCATGAAGGTGTTCGCCCTCGCCCTTGGCCTTGCAATTGCCGGGACGCAGGCGCTGGCCCTCGCCGGCATCCTCGCGCCCGAGCGCACCAATTACGTACCCATGGCACTGCCGTGGCTTGGCATCCTGCTGGGCGGGCTGCTGTTCGGGCTCGGCATGGCGCTGGTGGGCACCTGCGCCTTCGGCTCCCTGGTGCGCCTCGGTTCGGGCGACCTGCGCAGCCTCGTGGTGCTGATGGTGTTCGGCGCGGCGGCCTACGCCACCTTGCGCGGGGTCCTCTCAGGCTTCCGGGTGGATGGGCTGGAACGCGTGGCCCTCGCCCTTCCCGCCGGCACGCAGGCGGATCTTCCCTCCCTCATCGGGCGGGTGGCGGGACACGACCTGCGGGGCTGGATGGGGGCGCTGGCGGTTCTCGCCCTGATCCTTCCCGCCTGTGCCGACCGCCGCCTCTGGCGCGCACCCCGGCTGATGACCGCCGGCATCGTGCTGGGGCTCGGCGTGGTGGCGGGATGGCTGGCCACGACGCTGCTGGTGGACGAATTCGCCCATCCCACGGCGCCCCAGAGCCTGACCTTCGTGTCACCGGTAGCGCGGACCCTGTTCGGCCTGCTGTTCGACCAAGCGAGCCTTGCCGAGTTCGGTGCCGGCAGCGTGTTCGGCGTGGCGCTGGGCGCGTTCGCGGCCGCGCGGCGATCGGACGGCTTTCGCTGGGAGGCGTTCGACGATCCGCGCGAGATGAAGCGCCATCTCCTCGGCGCGGTGCTGATGGGGATGGGCGGCATCCTGTGCGGGGGCTGCACCATCGGGCAGGGGCTGACGGCGGGATCGCTCCTGGCCTTGTCCTGGCCGCTGGCCGTCGCCGGCATGGTAGTGGGCGCGCGGCTCGGCATCGCGCTGCTGATGGAGGGGTCGTTCATCCACGCGGTGCGCGGCATGATCGACGCGCACAGGCGCTGGCGGGCGGGGCCCTGA
- a CDS encoding putative substrate-binding component of ABC transporter (KEGG: rle:pRL120671 putative substrate-binding component of ABC transporter), which produces MPHFSPFRRAGRSLRVVAGSFIVAAGLMSASAASAEKLTIIVGGMEKQIYLPAVLTRELGYFKDEGLDVELINTRAGVEAENELLAGAVQGVVGFYDHTIDLQAKGKFIKSVVQFSQAPGEVQMVSAKFADQIKSPADFKGHTLGVTGLGSSTDFLTHYLAARAGLKPGDFSLLPVGAGNTFIAAMKQDQIQSGMTTEPTIGQLVKTGVAKILVDMRTPEKTVAALGGPYPAASFYVQSSWLDSHADDAQKLANAFVRTMRFIASHSAAEIAEKMPKDYLVGDKDLYIQGLAEGKAQFTPDGRMPADGPETVLKVLAAFSKNVQGKQIDLSKTYTTVFVDNAAKTLGN; this is translated from the coding sequence ATGCCCCATTTCTCCCCGTTCCGCCGCGCGGGACGCAGCCTGCGTGTCGTCGCCGGCTCGTTCATCGTCGCCGCCGGCCTCATGTCCGCGAGCGCGGCGTCGGCGGAAAAGCTCACCATCATCGTCGGCGGCATGGAGAAGCAGATCTACCTGCCGGCCGTGCTCACCCGCGAGCTGGGCTACTTCAAGGACGAGGGGCTCGATGTCGAGCTGATCAACACCCGTGCCGGTGTCGAGGCGGAGAACGAGCTGCTCGCCGGCGCCGTGCAGGGCGTGGTGGGCTTCTACGACCACACCATCGACCTCCAGGCCAAGGGCAAGTTCATCAAGTCCGTGGTGCAGTTCAGCCAGGCGCCGGGCGAAGTGCAGATGGTCTCCGCCAAGTTCGCGGACCAGATCAAGTCCCCCGCCGACTTCAAGGGCCACACCCTGGGCGTGACCGGCCTCGGCTCCTCCACTGATTTCCTCACCCACTATCTTGCCGCGCGGGCGGGCCTGAAGCCCGGTGACTTCTCGCTGCTGCCGGTGGGCGCGGGCAATACCTTCATCGCGGCCATGAAGCAGGACCAGATCCAGTCCGGCATGACCACGGAACCCACCATCGGTCAGTTGGTGAAGACCGGCGTCGCCAAGATCCTGGTGGACATGCGCACCCCCGAGAAGACCGTGGCGGCCCTCGGCGGACCTTATCCCGCCGCGTCCTTCTACGTGCAGTCGTCGTGGCTCGACAGCCATGCCGATGATGCGCAGAAGCTCGCCAACGCCTTCGTGCGCACCATGCGCTTCATCGCCAGCCACAGCGCTGCTGAGATCGCCGAGAAGATGCCCAAGGATTATCTCGTCGGCGACAAGGACCTCTACATCCAGGGCCTCGCCGAGGGCAAAGCCCAGTTCACGCCGGACGGCCGCATGCCGGCCGATGGCCCGGAGACGGTACTGAAGGTGCTGGCCGCCTTCTCGAAGAACGTCCAGGGCAAGCAGATCGACCTGTCGAAGACCTACACGACCGTCTTCGTCGATAACGCCGCCAAGACGCTGGGTAACTGA